Proteins from a genomic interval of Pecten maximus chromosome 13, xPecMax1.1, whole genome shotgun sequence:
- the LOC117341308 gene encoding cyclin-dependent kinases regulatory subunit-like, translating into MPVEQISYSEKYFDENFEYRHVILPPDIAKLVPKNHLMTETEWRNIGVQQSPGWIHYMVHSPEPHVLLFRRPVPQTQKTQISQAITTQVH; encoded by the exons ATGCCTGTGGAACAGATTTCCTACTCTgagaaatattttgatgaaaattttgaGTACAG GCATGTTATCCTACCACCTGACATAGCCAAGCTTGTGCCAAAGAATCATTTGATGACGGAGACGGAGTGGAGGAACATCGGGGTGCAGCAGTCTCCTGGCTGGATACATTACATGGTCCACTCACCGG AACCACATGTCTTACTGTTTCGACGGCCAGTTCCACAGACACAGAAAACACAGATTTCTCAAGCTATAACTACACAGGTACACTAG